A region from the Brassica napus cultivar Da-Ae chromosome C8, Da-Ae, whole genome shotgun sequence genome encodes:
- the LOC111208569 gene encoding scarecrow-like protein 14 — protein sequence MGSYSGGSLDGFDFTSEFDNLPASNQTVDLSDGFYLDDPLLNFVSFDHSSAPPPEPYPQKENSNNNNAAAETASGDRLSSPSDDSEFSDSVLKYISQVLMEEDMEEKPCMFHDALALQAAEKSLYEALGEQYPSSMDHGASYPEKLAEDSPDGSFPSDYASTTTSSDSHWSLDGLENNNRPSWLQTPFPSNFVFQSTSRSTSGGNSASFGSSMFKDSELAMQFKRGVDEASKFLPKSSQLFIDVESYVPKNSGFDENTSEVFVKTEKKDEAEHPPPPPSNSRLTGKKKSHWRDEDEDLAEERSNKQSAVYVEETELSEMFDKILLCGGTGQPVCITDQKFPTEAKARGKKSTATTTNSNSKGSKKETADLRTLLILCAQAVSVDDRRTANEMLRQIREHSSPLGNGSERLAHYFANSLEARLAGTGTQIYTALSSKKTSAADMLKAYQTYISVCPFKKAAIIFANHSIMRLTANADTIHIVDFGISYGFQWPALIHRLSFRPGGPPKLRITGIELPQRGFRPAEGVHETGHRLARYCQRYKVPFEYNAIAQKWETIRVEDLKIEQGEFVVVNSLFRFKNLLDETVVVNSPRDAVLKLIRKANPSVFIQAVLSGSYNAPFFVTRFREALFHYSALFDMCDSKLAREDEMRLMFEKEFYGREIMNVVACEGTERVERPETYKQWQARVIRAGFKQLPLEKELMQNLKLKIENGYDKNFDIDQDGNWLLQGWKGRIVYASSVWVPSSS from the coding sequence ATGGGTTCTTATTCAGGTGGATCCTTAGATGGGTTTGATTTCACTAGCGAGTTTGATAATTTGCCTGCCTCAAACCAAACCGTAGATTTATCTGATGGGTTCTATCTTGATGACCCTCTCTTAAATTTCGTGTCTTTCGATCATTCCTCTGCTCCTCCACCAGAGCCTTATCCTCAGAAGGAGAACAGTAACAACAACAACGCTGCTGCTGAAACTGCATCAGGAGATCGCTTGTCATCTCCATCTGATGACTCTGAGTTCTCTGACTCTGTTCTCAAGTACATAAgccaggtgcttatggaggaaGACATGGAAGAGAAGCCTTGTATGTTTCATGACGCTTTAGCTCTTCAAGCCGCTGAGAAATCTCTCTACGAAGCCCTTGGTGAACAGTACCCTTCTTCAATGGACCATGGAGCTTCTTACCCTGAGAAGTTAGCTGAAGATAGCCCTGATGGTTCTTTCCCAAGTGACTACGCAAGCACCACCACTTCCTCTGATTCACACTGGAGCCTTGATGGTTTGGAGAATAATAATAGACCTTCTTGGTTACAGACGCCCTTCCCTAGTAACTTTGTGTTCCAGTCCACTTCTAGGTCCACCAGTGGCGGTAACAGTGCATCTTTCGGGTCGAGCATGTTCAAAGACAGTGAACTGGCTATGCAGTTCAAAAGAGGAGTTGACGAAGCGAGTAAGTTCCTTCCCAAATCTAGTCAGCTCTTTATAGACGTTGAGAGTTACGTCCCAAAGAACTCTGGATTCGACGAAAACACCTCTGAGGTCTTTGTCAAGACGGAGAAGAAGGATGAGGCAGagcatcctcctcctcctccttccaaCAGTAGATTGACTGGGAAGAAGAAAAGTCACTGGCGCGACGAAGACGAAGACTTGGCTGAAGAAAGAAGCAACAAACAGTCCGCTGTTTACGTCGAAGAAACCGAGCTCTCTGAAATGTTTGATAAGATCTTACTATGCGGCGGCACCGGGCAGCCTGTGTGCATTACTGACCAGAAGTTTCCAACAGAGGCAAAGGCTCGTGGAAAGAAATCAACAGCTACTACTACTAATAGTAATAGTAAAGGTTCCAAGAAAGAAACTGCTGATCTGAGAACTCTCTTGATACTCTGCGCACAAGCTGTATCAGTAGATGATCGCAGAACCGCCAACGAGATGCTAAGACAGATACGAGAGCATTCCTCTCCTCTAGGCAACGGATCAGAAAGACTAGCTCATTATTTCGCAAACAGTCTCGAAGCGCGGTTAGCTGGGACCGGCACGCAGATCTACACAGCGTTATCTTCCAAGAAAACGTCTGCAGCTGATATGTTAAAGGCTTACCAGACCTACATCTCCGTCTGCCCGTTCAAGAAAGCTGCTATCATATTCGCTAACCACAGCATAATGCGTCTGACAGCGAACGCCGACACCATCCACATCGTGGATTTTGGGATCTCTTATGGCTTTCAGTGGCCTGCTCTGATCCATCGCCTCTCGTTCAGACCTGGTGGTCCTCCCAAGCTGAGGATCACTGGGATAGAGCTTCCTCAGCGCGGGTTTAGACCGGCTGAGGGAGTTCACGAGACGGGCCATCGCTTGGCGAGGTACTGTCAGCGTTACAAGGTCCCATTTGAGTACAACGCGATAGCTCAGAAGTGGGAAACGATCAGAGTAGAAGATTTGAAGATTGAGCAAGGAGAGTTTGTAGTTGTGAACTCTCTCTTCCGTTTCAAGAACCTTTTGGATGAGACAGTTGTTGTCAACAGCCCTAGAGACGCGGTTTTGAAGCTGATAAGGAAAGCGAACCCGAGCGTCTTCATCCAAGCGGTCCTGAGTGGGTCCTACAACGCGCCGTTCTTTGTGACCAGGTTCAGGGAAGCCTTGTTTCATTACTCGGCGCTGTTTGACATGTGCGACTCGAAGCTGGCGAGGGAGGACGAGATGAGGCTGATGTTCGAGAAGGAGTTTTACGGGAGGGAGATTATGAACGTTGTGGCTTGCGAAGGGACGGAGAGAGTGGAGAGGCCCGAGACTTATAAGCAGTGGCAGGCGAGGGTGATACGAGCGGGGTTTAAGCAGCTTCCGCTCGAGAAGGAGCTGATGCAGAATCTGAAGCTGAAGATTGAGAACGGGTATGATAAGAATTTCGATATTGATCAGGACGGGAACTGGTTGCTTCAGGGTTGGAAAGGTAGAATCGTGTATGCTTCTTCTGTTTGggttccttcttcttcttga
- the LOC111209165 gene encoding telomere repeat-binding protein 5-like yields the protein MGLNPYHIQYFCLFPHKEVLKKKQKKKRNALIIMVLQTRLDYGFNGYEVPPTPRAARSPRKSAFKKKSENNQISSSFDLLAAVAGKLLLESGGVSSSSSNNASGDNNEDRCGGKKEPDDQMVVEETHCDHHHDNNAERSFFVSEILPKAREMESFNRSPNPNKDFLFGSTSGITYEYSSEKLGTQELAYEEAKIHNGDCFRSDTNDKKPMLERLNCEPELSKNKDKHHIDLLNGMENNDGRVKKVLSSKYCKVSSNQKDTMVAGSDLDLKPGYYSKKHCLKSLRSEKKYPIKKRRYFDGYTASQSEETVRNEGLSGSPRKAFLSTIACQKQPALQSRDSHVKLGIKSFRVPELSIEVPETATIGSLKRTVLEAVTTILEGGLCIGVLVHGKKVRDDNKMLLQTGISLDTLSDTLSFCLETNPPQSTKPLSPKDSDYMRPCNVPHTLTKCLPTLGKHAKPSDSVESDLDSKPSSPFRAKPVYSRALIPVSPPLHAQALNVVPHRKPKRSEVAQRRIRRPFSVAEVEALVQAVERLGTGRWRDVKLRAFDNAKHRTYVDLKDKWKTLVHTARISPQQRRGEPVPQELLDRVLMAHAYWSQQQGKQQLLEGPQKLETSLGL from the exons ATGGGTTTAAACCCTTATCACATCCAGTACTTTTGTTTGTTTCCACacaaagaggttttgaaaaaaaaacaaaaaaaaaagagaaatgcTCTTATAATCATGGTGTTGCAAACGAGACTAGATTATGGATTCAATGGCTATGAGGTGCCTCCCACACCTCGAGCTGCAAGATCCCCAAGA AAGAGTGCTTTCAAGAAGAAAAGCGAAAACAATCAAATATCATCGTCCTTCGATTTGTTGGCAGCAGTAGCTGGAAAACTACTGCTTGAAAGTGGTGGGGTTTCTTCTTCCTCAAGTAACAACGCCTCGGGAGATAATAATGAAGATCGGTGTGGGGGTAAGAAAGAACCAGACGATCAAATGGTTGTGGAAGAGACTCATTGTGATCATCATCATGATAATAATGCTGAAAGGAGTTTCTTTGTCTCTGAGATCCTTCCAAAAGCTCGTGAAATGGAAAGCTTCAATAGATCTCCAAACCCTAATAAAGATTTCCTATTTGGATCTACCTCTGGTATCACTTATGAATATTCCTCGGAGAAGCTTGGAACTCAAGAATTAGCGTATGAGGAAGCCAAGATCCACAATGGTGATTGTTTTAGGTCAGATACTAATGACAAGAAACCAATGCTTGAGAGGCTAAACTGTGAACCAGAGTTATCAAAGAACAAGGATAAGCATCATATAGATTTACTCAATGGTATGGAAAATAATGATGGAAGAGTTAAGAAAGTTCTGTCTTCAAAGTATTGTAAAGTCTCTTCAAATCAGAAAGATACAATGGTAGCTGGCTCAG ACTTGGACTTGAAGCCTGGTTATTACAGCAAGAAACATTGTCTCAAAAGCTTAAGATCGGAGAAGAAGTATCCAATCAAGAAAAGAAGATACTTTGATGGTTATACAGCCTCACAGTCAGAAGAAACAGTTAGAAATGAAGGCCTTTCTGGTTCACCTCGAAAGG CTTTTCTGTCAACCATAGCTTGTCAGAAGCAGCCAGCTTTACAATCAAGAGATTCTCATG TGAAACTTGGAATCAAGTCATTTAGGGTTCCTGAACTTTCCATTGAAGTTCCAGAGACTGCTACTATTGGTTCCCTtaag AGGACAGTCTTGGAAGCTGTAACCACTATACTTGAAGGTGGATTATGCATAGGTGTTCTTGTTCATGGGAAAAAGGTTAGAGACGACAATAAAATGCTTCTTCAGACAGGAATCTCTCTAGACACTCTTTCAGATACTTTAAGCTTTTGTCTTGAGACCAATCCTCCACAATCCACAAAACCACTTTCTCCTAAAGATTCTGATTATATGCGTCCGTGTAACGTACCTCACACTCTAACTAA GTGTCTCCCAACACTGGGGAAACATGCTAAACCAAGTGACTCTGTTGAAAGTGACCTTGACTCCAAACCCTCTTCACCATTTAGGGCTAAACCCGTCTACTCCAGAGCCTTGATTCCTGTCTCTCCTCCTCTGCATGCTCAGGCTTTAAACGTAGTCCCACATCGGAAACCTAAGCGATCTGAGGTGGCACAGCGTAGAATACGTCGACCTTTCTCTGTTGCGGAAGTAGAGGCGCTTGTTCAAGCTGTGGAAAGACTTGGGACCGGAAG GTGGCGTGATGTAAAGCTGAGAGCGTTTGATAATGCAAAGCACCGGACTTATGTTGATTTGaag GACAAATGGAAGACGCTGGTGCACACAGCGAGAATATCACCGCAACAAAGGAGAGGTGAGCCAGTTCCACAAGAGCTCTTGGACCGGGTACTAATGGCTCATGCCTACTGGTCCCAACAACAGGGAAAACAGCAGTTGCTAGAGGGACCCCAGAAGCTTGAGACCAGTCTTGGTCTTTAG